Proteins co-encoded in one Malus sylvestris chromosome 7, drMalSylv7.2, whole genome shotgun sequence genomic window:
- the LOC126629838 gene encoding B3 domain-containing transcription factor NGA1-like translates to MEFMQRDQKGYSDKEDQDQEQEDQEEEEDIITTSKFSSSSSHTSNNSNYGSSPKYKAILFPPPPDHHQQYGQQKPRLNIQSHGSPEATNFMDLSLNKDIQAAEGGTDENYWPASCEREHMFEKVVTPSDVGKLNRLVIPKQHAERFFPLDSSSNDNGLFLNFQDRTGKPWRFRYSYWNSSQSYVITKGWSRFVKEKKLDAGDIVSFERGVGESGKDRLFIDWKGRPPPPPPPRLHHHNHYAGGRFYSPLQRPPPSSVISSMPLRHHEHFLHSNNNIHHPYHHHHHNHQIMNQQYLPHQIHQLQGGRGHHVIHHQYPRVIDSVPLYQHANYRSSTTSTSSESASVASAGKKLRLFGVNMECSSSPTEKEDHQECQILSSTAIPYHNHHHNLPSSTEFMRLPNTSSTSSTPPDHHFLSNKGKSTTTSLSFYLNP, encoded by the coding sequence ATGGAATTTATGCAAAGAGATCAAAAGGGGTATTCTGACAAAGAAGATCAAGATCAAGAACAAGAAGAtcaagaggaagaggaggataTAATCACCACCAGTAAgttttcttcatcatcatctcatACTTCAAATAACAGCAATTATGGGTCCTCACCAAAGTACAAAGCCATCctttttcctcctcctcctgaCCACCACCAGCAGTACGGCCAGCAAAAGCCGCGGCTTAATATTCAGAGTCACGGCTCTCCGGAAGCCACAAACTTCATGGACTTATCACTAAACAAAGATATTCAGGCTGCTGAGGGTGGTACTGACGAAAATTACTGGCCTGCGAGCTGCGAAAGGGAGCACATGTTTGAGAAGGTTGTGACGCCGAGCGATGTAGGGAAGCTCAACCGCCTAGTTATTCCGAAGCAGCATGCCGAGCGGTTCTTCCCGCTGGACTCATCATCAAACGACAATGGattgtttttgaattttcaagacCGGACGGGGAAGCCATGGCGATTTAGGTACTCTTATTGGAATAGCAGCCAGAGCTATGTCATAACGAAAGGGTGGAGCCGTTTTGTGAAGGAGAAGAAGCTGGATGCTGGCGACATTGTGTCGTTTGAGCGCGGGGTTGGGGAATCCGGTAAGGACAGATTGTTCATTGACTGGAAGGggcgccctccccctcctcctccacctCGGCTACATCATCATAACCATTACGCTGGAGGCAGGTTTTACTCGCCGCTGCAGAGGCCGCCGCCTTCGTCTGTGATATCGTCTATGCCTCTTAGACACCACGAACATTTTCTTCATTCGAACAACAACATTCATCATCCgtaccaccatcaccaccataaCCATCAGATCATGAATCAACAATATTTACCGCATCAGATTCATCAGTTGCAAGGTGGAAGAGGTCATCACGTGATTCATCATCAATATCCAAGGGTTATCGATTCGGTTCCGCTTTATCAGCATGCTAATTATAGGAGTTCTACTACTAGTACTAGTAGTGAAAGTGCTAGTGTTGCTTCAGCTGGTAAAAAGCTTAGGCTTTTTGGTGTGAACATGGAATGCTCAAGTAGTCCAACTGAGAAGGAGGATCATCAAGAATGTCAGATATTGTCTTCAACAGCAATACCTTACCATAATCATCATCATAATCTTCCATCGTCAACGGAATTCATGAGGCTGCCCAATACAAGTAGTACTAGTAGTACTCCACCAGACCATCACTTCCTCTCAAACAAAGGGAAATCTACAACTACTTCGTTGTCGTTTTATTTGAATCCCTAA
- the LOC126629837 gene encoding NAC domain-containing protein 60-like, translating into MSSSSSSNRSGMTAEEGDAVSVNVIPLPGFRFYPTEELLVSYYLRKKIEGTDSHFRHFIPEIDVSKHEPCDLPAFYPDVHEKEWFFFSRPDYKYVNSTRCNRATEQGFYKITGKEREIKAEQSKAVIGKKRTLTFYEGRVPNATKTDWIVHEYYLTETEVGSKPTKRMDFVICRLKNNSASYKKPKIDSICGELADSGVTSEEDRDAVSDVIAEPVEHLGSKEPGDVNSSESPDGSCPMDCNGILTIDDGDDGTGGWKFNFDDPVASDMVRELCAEGEIPNSPSEPLQPPQTPQPHQPQDYYPRTLQPLQSPQPHQPQDYRPSTLQQPLHTRHGIDPYVYGDCTKRQSLIPDDISSPEYKNSISTNDPNEQVSKLANGVQDRATDSEAFFNPEERMGPFDYLLMSPMNTDLGEFVHASKYIGCSDELPSLDDTEIATFFP; encoded by the exons atgagcagtagcagcagcagcaaccgcAGCGGCATGACAGCTGAAGAAGGAGATGCAGTGAGTGTGAATGTGATCCCACTGCCTGGGTTCAGATTCTACCCCACTGAAGAGTTGCTGGTCAGCTACTACTTGAGGAAGAAGATAGAGGGCACTGACTCCCATTTCCGCCACTTCATCCCTGAAATCGATGTCAGCAAGCACGAGCCCTGCGATCTTCCAG CATTCTACCCAGACGTTCACGAGAAGGAGTGGTTCTTCTTCAGCAGGCCCGATTACAAGTACGTCAACAGCACTCGCTGTAACCGGGCGACAGAACAAGGCTTTTACAAGATCACAGGCAAGGAACGTGAGATCAAGGCTGAACAGTCCAAAGCTGTGATTGGGAAGAAGAGGACTCTGACCTTCTACGAAGGTCGTGTGCCCAATGCAACGAAGACCGATTGGATAGTACATGAGTATTATCTCACTGAAACTGAGGTGGGTTCTAAACCCACCAAGCGGATGGACTTTGTCATCTGCCGTCTGAAGAACAACTCAGCTAGTTATAAGAAGCCGAAGATTGATTCAATCTGTGGCGAATTAGCTGATTCGGGAGTGACTTCTGAAGAAGATCGAGATGCTGTTAGTGATGTGATTGCGGAGCCAGTGGAACATTTGGGATCCAAAGAGCCAGGAGATGTTAATAGTTCTGAGTCTCCAGATGGTTCTTGTCCTATGGACTGCAATGGCATTTTGACCattgatgatggtgatgatggaACAGGTGGCTGGAAATTCAATTTCGATGATCCAGTTGCATCTGATATGGTTCGAGAG TTGTGTGCTGAGGGAGAGATTCCAAATTCACCCTCTGAACCGCTGCAGCCACCGCAGACACCACAGCCACATCAGCCACAAGATTACTACCCCCGCACACTGCAGCCACTGCAGTCACCACAGCCACATCAACCACAGGATTACCGCCCCTCCACACTGCAGCAACCATTACACACTAGGCATGGAATTGATCCCTATGTCTATGGAGATTGCACAAAGCGGCAATCTTTAATCCCGGATGATATTTCTTCTCCTGAATACAAGAATAGTATTTCAACCAATGATCCCAATGAACAAGTCAGCAAACTCGCTAATGGTGTTCAAGATCGAGCTACAGATTCAGAG GCTTTTTTTAATCCAGAAGAGCGTATGGGTCCGTTTGATTACTTGTTGATGTCACCAATGAACACGGATTTGGGAGAATTTGTGCATGCCAGTAAATATATTGGATGCAGTGATGAGTTGCCGTCTCTAGATGACACGGAGATTGCAACTTTTTTCCCATAG
- the LOC126629842 gene encoding uncharacterized protein LOC126629842 isoform X3 gives MFPDSVFQAKAWYSFSWCDYKYINSLRCNRVTEHGFWKITGKPRDISLKYFTCKKRTLTFQIKTFQEGGASKSVRTGWIIHEYYCTKPKQGSSPRQERDLKRDYVICLLKCKPVDSKSDKKKPEGTSVCDDLADPGNSGYIASSPGDDHTASAAAMNHMTPDTEEVLAYKELEDDLLGSGNHDHGEPGGGVSSDSIDQALRDMIHESFAPLGGFLDLLFPPPEPPQPPQPHQPPQLGNAPDIYGHELVDPGSGTGGCIPYNFDNQAAAMNHMVPNTEEILADKQPERAVLGSSNHDDGEPGIGISSDFIYQAVDDMTLEFYDQLEKDLDSPLSPPGPPQPHQLRNFPDVHCGEFSNWPSTIGDNDSYDIIKNNIATNYDNEPVINIAYNSQNLAPNERISEAYSQPEENRGSPFQRFDQLQNYTLQSCAPAVEYLNSLFPRPQSPQPHQPPQLGNAPDVCSDESIDPGTGGCMTYNTDNQAAAMNHVISDTEEILTYKQLELAVLGNGNHGDGEPSSGISSYFIDQALNDMILEFPAGLQKDLDSPFPPPEPPQTHQPHQLGDVPDAHIGEFSNCPSPIGDNGFYLTNKNNIATNYDNEQVINITHNSPNCATNERISEAYSQPEENRGSPFQLFHQLHNYPLPSPILFSELGELLLANTCIGHNESQSFNMEPATLFPQSS, from the exons ATGTTCCCTGATTCTGTTTTTCAAGCTAAGGCGTGGTACTCCTTCAGCTGGTGTGATTACAAATACATAAATAGTCTTCGCTGCAACAGAGTCACAGAGCATGGCTTCTGGAAGATCACAGGCAAGCCGCGGGATATCAGCTTGAAATACTTCACTTGCAAAAAGAGGACATTAACCTTCCAAATCAAGACCTTCCAAGAAGGTGGTGCGTCTAAATCCGTTAGGACTGGCTGGATCATACACGAGTACTATTGCACTAAACCTAAGCAGGGTTCTAGTCCCCGTCAGGAGAGGGATCTGAAGAGGGACTATGTTATCTGCCTCCTGAAGTGTAAGCCAGTTGATTCTAAGTCTGATAAAAAGAAGCCTGAGGGTACATCAGTCTGTGATGATTTAGCTGATCCTGGTAATAGTGGCTACATTGCCTCTAGTCCTGGAGATGATCACACTGCTTCTGCTGCTGCAATGAATCATATGACTCCAGATACAGAAGAAGTTTTGGCATATAAAGAGCTAGAAGATGATCTACTTGGCAGTGGAAACCATGATCATGGTGAACCTGGTGGCGGTGTCTCATCTGATTCTATTGATCAAGCTCTACGTGACATGATTCATGAG TCTTTTGCTCCGCTAGGAGGATTTCTGGATTTACTCTTTCCTCCTCCTGAGCCACCTCAGCCACCTCAGCCGCATCAGCCACCTCAGCTTGGAAATGCTCCTGATATCTATGGTCATGAATTAGTTGATCCTGGTTCTGGTACTGGTGGCTGCATCCCCTATAATTTTGATAACCAAGCTGCTGCAATGAATCATATGGTTCCCAACACAGAAGAAATTCTGGCAGACAAACAGCCAGAACGTGCTGTGCTTGGCAGTAGCAATCATGATGATGGTGAACCTGGTATCGGCATTTCATCTGATTTTATTTATCAAGCTGTAGATGATATGACTCTGGAG TTTTATGATCAGCTAGAAAAAGATTTGGATTCACCCTTATCTCCTCCCGGGCCACCTCAGCCACACCAGCTAAGAAATTTTCCGGACGTCCATTGTGGCGAATTCAGTAACTGGCCATCTACCATTGGGGATAATGATTCTTATGATATAATTAAGAATAACATTGCAACCAATTATGATAACGAACCAGTTATCAACATCGCTTATAATTCTCAAAATCTTGCTCCAAATGAAAGGATTTCCGAG GCTTATTCTCAGCCAGAAGAAAATCGGGGATCACCCTTTCAACGGTTTGATCAGCTACAGAATTACACATTGCAGTCATGTGCTCCTGCAGTTGAATATCTGAATTCACTCTTTCCTCGTCCCCAGTCACCTCAGCCACATCAGCCACCTCAGCTTGGAAATGCCCCTGATGTCTGTAGTGATGAATCAATTGATCCTGGTACTGGTGGTTGCATGACCTATAATACTGATAACCAAGCTGCTGCAATGAATCATGTGATTTCCGACACAGAGGAAATTCTGACATACAAACAGCTAGAACTTGCTGTGCTTGGCAATGGTAATCATGGTGATGGTGAACCTAGTAGCGGTATTTCATCTTATTTTATTGATCAAGCTCTAAACGATATGATTCTGGAG TTTCCTGCTGGGCTACAAAAAGATTTGGATTCACCCTTTCCTCCTCCCGAGCCACCTCAAACACATCAGCCACACCAGCTGGGAGATGTTCCAGATGCCCATATCGGCGAATTCAGTAACTGTCCATCTCCAATTGGGGATAATGGTTTTTATCTTACAAATAAGAACAACATTGCAACCAATTATGACAACGAACAAGTTATCAACATCACTCATAATTCTCCAAATTGTGCTACAAATGAAAGGATTTCCGAG GCTTATTCTCAGCCAGAAGAAAATCGGGGATCACCCTTCCAACTGTTTCATCAGCTACATAATTACCCATTGCCGTCACCAATATTGTTCTCAGAACTGGGAGAGCTTCTGCTTGCCAATACCTGTATTGGACACAACGAGTCGCAATCTTTCAATATGGAGCCTGCGACTCTTTTCCCGCAAAGTTCTTGA
- the LOC126629842 gene encoding uncharacterized protein LOC126629842 isoform X1, protein MENSSTTTRTTTAQSVPDMVAAIRFHPTEKEMADFLRKKMKSHKSQACHFLPVIDVCKFEPWDLPERMFPDSVFQAKAWYSFSWCDYKYINSLRCNRVTEHGFWKITGKPRDISLKYFTCKKRTLTFQIKTFQEGGASKSVRTGWIIHEYYCTKPKQGSSPRQERDLKRDYVICLLKCKPVDSKSDKKKPEGTSVCDDLADPGNSGYIASSPGDDHTASAAAMNHMTPDTEEVLAYKELEDDLLGSGNHDHGEPGGGVSSDSIDQALRDMIHESFAPLGGFLDLLFPPPEPPQPPQPHQPPQLGNAPDIYGHELVDPGSGTGGCIPYNFDNQAAAMNHMVPNTEEILADKQPERAVLGSSNHDDGEPGIGISSDFIYQAVDDMTLEFYDQLEKDLDSPLSPPGPPQPHQLRNFPDVHCGEFSNWPSTIGDNDSYDIIKNNIATNYDNEPVINIAYNSQNLAPNERISEAYSQPEENRGSPFQRFDQLQNYTLQSCAPAVEYLNSLFPRPQSPQPHQPPQLGNAPDVCSDESIDPGTGGCMTYNTDNQAAAMNHVISDTEEILTYKQLELAVLGNGNHGDGEPSSGISSYFIDQALNDMILEFPAGLQKDLDSPFPPPEPPQTHQPHQLGDVPDAHIGEFSNCPSPIGDNGFYLTNKNNIATNYDNEQVINITHNSPNCATNERISEAYSQPEENRGSPFQLFHQLHNYPLPSPILFSELGELLLANTCIGHNESQSFNMEPATLFPQSS, encoded by the exons atgGAAAacagcagcaccaccaccagaACAACAACCGCACAATCGGTGCCGGACATGGTGGCTGCGATCAGATTCCATCCCACTGAAAAGGAAATGGCAGACttcttgaggaagaagatgaaaagtCACAAATCCCAAGCCTGCCACTTCCTCCCTGTCATCGATGTCTGCAAGTTCGAGCCTTGGGATTTACCTG AACGCATGTTCCCTGATTCTGTTTTTCAAGCTAAGGCGTGGTACTCCTTCAGCTGGTGTGATTACAAATACATAAATAGTCTTCGCTGCAACAGAGTCACAGAGCATGGCTTCTGGAAGATCACAGGCAAGCCGCGGGATATCAGCTTGAAATACTTCACTTGCAAAAAGAGGACATTAACCTTCCAAATCAAGACCTTCCAAGAAGGTGGTGCGTCTAAATCCGTTAGGACTGGCTGGATCATACACGAGTACTATTGCACTAAACCTAAGCAGGGTTCTAGTCCCCGTCAGGAGAGGGATCTGAAGAGGGACTATGTTATCTGCCTCCTGAAGTGTAAGCCAGTTGATTCTAAGTCTGATAAAAAGAAGCCTGAGGGTACATCAGTCTGTGATGATTTAGCTGATCCTGGTAATAGTGGCTACATTGCCTCTAGTCCTGGAGATGATCACACTGCTTCTGCTGCTGCAATGAATCATATGACTCCAGATACAGAAGAAGTTTTGGCATATAAAGAGCTAGAAGATGATCTACTTGGCAGTGGAAACCATGATCATGGTGAACCTGGTGGCGGTGTCTCATCTGATTCTATTGATCAAGCTCTACGTGACATGATTCATGAG TCTTTTGCTCCGCTAGGAGGATTTCTGGATTTACTCTTTCCTCCTCCTGAGCCACCTCAGCCACCTCAGCCGCATCAGCCACCTCAGCTTGGAAATGCTCCTGATATCTATGGTCATGAATTAGTTGATCCTGGTTCTGGTACTGGTGGCTGCATCCCCTATAATTTTGATAACCAAGCTGCTGCAATGAATCATATGGTTCCCAACACAGAAGAAATTCTGGCAGACAAACAGCCAGAACGTGCTGTGCTTGGCAGTAGCAATCATGATGATGGTGAACCTGGTATCGGCATTTCATCTGATTTTATTTATCAAGCTGTAGATGATATGACTCTGGAG TTTTATGATCAGCTAGAAAAAGATTTGGATTCACCCTTATCTCCTCCCGGGCCACCTCAGCCACACCAGCTAAGAAATTTTCCGGACGTCCATTGTGGCGAATTCAGTAACTGGCCATCTACCATTGGGGATAATGATTCTTATGATATAATTAAGAATAACATTGCAACCAATTATGATAACGAACCAGTTATCAACATCGCTTATAATTCTCAAAATCTTGCTCCAAATGAAAGGATTTCCGAG GCTTATTCTCAGCCAGAAGAAAATCGGGGATCACCCTTTCAACGGTTTGATCAGCTACAGAATTACACATTGCAGTCATGTGCTCCTGCAGTTGAATATCTGAATTCACTCTTTCCTCGTCCCCAGTCACCTCAGCCACATCAGCCACCTCAGCTTGGAAATGCCCCTGATGTCTGTAGTGATGAATCAATTGATCCTGGTACTGGTGGTTGCATGACCTATAATACTGATAACCAAGCTGCTGCAATGAATCATGTGATTTCCGACACAGAGGAAATTCTGACATACAAACAGCTAGAACTTGCTGTGCTTGGCAATGGTAATCATGGTGATGGTGAACCTAGTAGCGGTATTTCATCTTATTTTATTGATCAAGCTCTAAACGATATGATTCTGGAG TTTCCTGCTGGGCTACAAAAAGATTTGGATTCACCCTTTCCTCCTCCCGAGCCACCTCAAACACATCAGCCACACCAGCTGGGAGATGTTCCAGATGCCCATATCGGCGAATTCAGTAACTGTCCATCTCCAATTGGGGATAATGGTTTTTATCTTACAAATAAGAACAACATTGCAACCAATTATGACAACGAACAAGTTATCAACATCACTCATAATTCTCCAAATTGTGCTACAAATGAAAGGATTTCCGAG GCTTATTCTCAGCCAGAAGAAAATCGGGGATCACCCTTCCAACTGTTTCATCAGCTACATAATTACCCATTGCCGTCACCAATATTGTTCTCAGAACTGGGAGAGCTTCTGCTTGCCAATACCTGTATTGGACACAACGAGTCGCAATCTTTCAATATGGAGCCTGCGACTCTTTTCCCGCAAAGTTCTTGA